From one Rhopalosiphum padi isolate XX-2018 chromosome 2, ASM2088224v1, whole genome shotgun sequence genomic stretch:
- the LOC132919361 gene encoding ATPase family AAA domain-containing protein 3: MSWIFGMGGGNNPESPNLENIDNVSDKKPSPPPSSSSGEAYKFDSSALERAAKAAKELEKSKHAKEALDLAKLQETTKQIEYQTKIKEYEIHLEQVRVEQKRVDAEERKKLLAEETKQHQLRSQYQDQLARKRYEDQLQQQRASNEENLRRQEESVAKQESMKKATIEHEIEMKSKLDAKKSEAKALARAKAERENHDLTMEQLKLKASEHRQTVLESIKTAGSIFGSGANALLSDWDKTLMAAGGLSLLALGIYSAKGFTGVTAKYVESRLGKPSLVRETSRFSLLESVRHPILTFKELKTKKSSALKDVILPPKLESRLGDVAIATLNTKKNRGMYRNILMYGPPGTGKTLFAKKLAMHSGMDYAILTGGDVAPLGKDGVTEMHKVFDWANNSRKGLLLFVDEADAFLRKRSSELISENLRATLNAFLYRTGDQSNKFMLVLASNTPEQFDWAVNDRLDEMVEFGLPGKEERERLIMLYFDKYVLTPATESKVKLNIEKFDYSALCKQMAGMTEGMSGREIAKLGVAWQAAGYTSEDGLLTKAMVLSRCEDAIKQHKQKMEWMSEKEKNDSRYTRQKSIQ, translated from the exons ATGTCATGGATTTTCGGAATGGGTGGTGGCAATAACCCCGAATCACCAAACTTGGAAAATATAGACAATGTTTCAGATAAGAAACCATCACCGCCACCATCATCATCTAGTGGCGAGGCATATAAATTTGATTCATCTGCATTAGAACGAGCAGCTAAAGCTGCCAAAGAATTGGAAAAGTCaa aacaTGCCAAAGAAGCATTAGATTTAGCTAAATTGCAAGAAACTACTAAACAAATtgaatatcaaacaaaaataaaagaatatgaaATTCACTTGGAACAAGTACGCGTGGAACAAAAACGAGTTGATGCTGAAGAAAGAAAGAAGTTGTTGGCTGAAGAAACTAAACAGCATCAATTACGGTCACAATATCAAGATCAATTAGCTCGAAAAag gtATGAAGATCAGCTTCAGCAACAACGTGCTTCTAATGAAGAGAATTTAAGACGACAAGAAGAATCTGTTGCGAAGCAGGAATCTATGAAAAaag CTACTATCGAACATGAAATTGAGATGAAATCTAAATTAGATGCTAAAAAATCTGAGGCTAAAGCATTAGCAAGAGCAAAGGCAGAGAGGGAGAACCATGATTTGACAATGGAACAACTCAAATTAAAAGCTTCTGAACATCGACAAACTGTTTTGGAGTCCATAAA aACTGCTGGTTCAATTTTTGGAAGTGGAGCAAATGCATTGCTTTCTGATTGGGATAAAACTCTAATGGCTGCTGGAGGTTTATCTCTTTTGGCACTTGGTATATACAGTGCCAAGGGTTTTACCGGTGTTACAGCAAAATATGTTGAATCAAGATTAG GTAAACCTTCATTGGTTAGAGAAACCTCTCGATTCTCATTGTTAGAATCAGTAAGACATCCAATTCTAACATTTAAAGaactcaaaactaaaaaaagtagTGCATTAAAAGATGTTATTTTACCACCAAAATTAGAATCTAGATTagg tgATGTTGCTATTGCCACTTTAAATACCAAGAAAAACCGTGGTATGTAccggaatatcttgatgtatgGACCACCCGGTACCGGAAAAACACTTTTTGCCaaa AAATTAGCTATGCATTCTGGTATGGATTATGCTATATTGACTGGTGGAGATGTAGCACCTTTAGGAAAGGATGGAGTAACTGAAATGCACAAAGTTTTTGACTGGGCAAACAACTCAAGaaaaggtttattattatttgttgatgaAGCAGATGCATTTTTAAGAAAACGTAGTTCAGAACTAATTAGTGAAAATTTACGTGCTACATTAAACGCCTTTTTATATAGAACTGGAGACCAATCGAACAa atttatgcTAGTGCTGGCTAGTAACACGCCTGAACAATTTGATTGGGCAGTAAATGACAGATTAGATGAAATGGTAGAGTTTGGTCTACCAGGCAAAGAAGAACGAGAAcgtttaattatgttatactttGATAAATATGTCCTAACACCAGCAACTGAAAGCAAAGT cAAGTTGAATATTGAGAAATTCGACTACAGTGCATTATGCAAACAAATGGCAGGAATGACTGAAGGAATGTCTGGTAGAGAAATTGCTAAATTAGGGGTGGCTTGGCAAGCAGCTGGTTATACTTCTGAAGATGGTTTGTTAACTAAAGCAATGGTCTTAAGCCGGTGTGAAGATGCAATTAAGCAGCATAAACAAAAG atggaATGGATGagcgaaaaagaaaaaaatgattccAGATATACAAGACAAAAGAGCATTCAgtaa
- the LOC132919362 gene encoding solute carrier family 35 member B1 → MNNRAKFTICAAGIFVCYFFYGILQEKITRGTYGTQGEKFTYSLSLVFVQCVVNYAFARVVLKAFPEESVDTTKSAYYVVSAITYLLAMIFSNMALQWVNYPTQVVAKSGKPIPVMILSVLLGRKSYPLKKYLFVLLVVIGVALFMFKDGKSNPSQSDSLLGLGEIMLIFSLMMDGVTGAVQERMRSESKTKSGHMMVNMNLWSMLFLSIALIGTGQIFEFLSFVQRYPQIVVQLLLFSAFSALGQFFIFWTVSDFGPLPCSIVTTTRKFFTVLASVIFFGNPMLTRQWIATIIVFIGLFLDSFYGKQPVKSK, encoded by the exons ATGAACAATCGGGCTAAGTTCACCATCTGTGCGGCCGGCATATTCGTGTGTTATTTCTTCTACGGAATACTCCAGGAGAAGATCACACGGGGCACGTACGGTACGCAAGGCGAGAAGTTTACGTACTCGCTGTCGCTGGTGTTCGTGCAGTGTGTGGTCAACTATGCGTTCGCTCGGGTCGTGCTCAAAGCGTTCCCCGAAGAGAGCGTCGACACGACGAAATCGGCGTACTACGTGGTCAGCGCGATCACATACTTGCTGGCCATGATCTTCAGCAACATGGCGTTACAATGGGTCAACTATCCAACTCAG GTGGTGGCCAAGTCTGGAAAGCCCATACCGGTCATGATTTTGAGTGTACTATTGGGACGCAAGTCATAtccattaaaaaagtatttgtttgtaCTACTCGTCGTCATTGGAGTAGCTTTGTTCATGTTCAAAGACGGCAAGTCCAATCCATCACAGTCGGATTCTT TGTTGGGTCTCGgagaaataatgttaatattttcacTGATGATGGACGGTGTAACTGGAGCTGTCCAAGAGCGTATGCGTAGtgaatcaaaaacaaaatctgGACATATGATGGTTAATATGAACTTGTGGTCAATGCTGTTTTTAAGCATTGCACTTATTGGCACTGgtcaaatatttgaatttttgagCTTTGTACAGCGTTACCCACAGATAGTTGTGCAACTACTGTTATTTTCAGCATTTAGTGCACTTGGCCAATTCTTTATATTTTGGACCGTAAGTGATTTTGGACCTTTACCTTGTTCAATTGTGACAACAACGAGAAAATTCTTTACTGTACTTGCATCagttatattttttggtaatcCAATGTTGACTAGACAATGGATtgctactattatagtatttattggaTTATTCTTAGATAGTTTTTATGGTAAACAACCTGTCAAGAGTAAatga